A window of Nitrososphaerales archaeon contains these coding sequences:
- a CDS encoding DnaJ domain-containing protein, with protein sequence MSDFYAVLGVTKAASGDAVKESYRKLALRYHPDRNRSPEAEERFKEVSEAHAVLSDDEKRALYDALGPKRYNDPREVYRYHLEREATMREMRSDYEAYKSARRDDIAKTTGTLLFFLFLLNLVPSWVLGPWYFIFNGFLLLSLGISVYEWFEV encoded by the coding sequence ATGAGCGACTTCTACGCTGTGCTCGGAGTTACAAAGGCTGCGTCCGGCGATGCGGTCAAGGAATCTTACAGGAAGCTGGCCCTCAGATACCATCCGGACAGAAACAGGTCACCCGAGGCAGAGGAGAGGTTCAAGGAGGTCTCCGAAGCTCATGCTGTCCTGTCGGACGATGAGAAGAGAGCCCTGTACGATGCATTGGGTCCAAAGAGGTACAACGACCCGCGGGAGGTCTACCGCTACCATCTGGAGCGCGAGGCCACCATGCGCGAAATGAGGAGCGATTACGAGGCGTACAAGTCAGCCCGACGCGACGACATCGCCAAGACGACAGGCACCCTCCTCTTCTTCCTCTTCTTGCTGAACCTCGTTCCTTCCTGGGTGCTGGGCCCCTGGTACTTCATATTCAACGGCTTTCTCCTCCTCTCCCTTGGCATCTCGGTCTACGAATGGTTCGAAGTCTGA